In the Opitutia bacterium genome, one interval contains:
- a CDS encoding DUF5069 domain-containing protein: protein MKHYDFADKFRALYEQAVKKYAAGQRGADTFFSADEQAFLAANGINSQHLYDYAEDHNNGGEPGYDRALTIELVRRDYFLNVQQGRASTRVLDDSTLPSKADAVEGISWLPRIIPKTKAKLRGELPPSLMYSCGGDRRFFKEHDIHPAEFLSLVWRHENDDAAIVAWVVQRSRSVR, encoded by the coding sequence ATGAAGCACTACGATTTCGCCGACAAGTTCCGCGCCCTCTACGAGCAGGCCGTGAAGAAATACGCCGCCGGCCAGCGCGGCGCCGACACGTTTTTCTCCGCTGACGAGCAAGCCTTCCTCGCCGCCAACGGCATCAACAGCCAGCACCTCTACGACTACGCGGAGGACCACAACAACGGCGGCGAGCCCGGCTACGACCGCGCCCTCACGATCGAGCTTGTGCGCCGCGACTACTTCCTGAACGTCCAACAAGGCCGCGCCTCCACGCGTGTGCTCGACGATTCCACGCTCCCGTCCAAGGCCGACGCCGTGGAGGGCATTTCCTGGCTGCCGCGCATCATCCCGAAGACCAAGGCCAAGCTCCGCGGCGAACTGCCGCCGTCGTTGATGTATTCGTGCGGCGGCGACCGACGATTCTTCAAAGAACACGACATTCATCCGGCCGAGTTCCTCAGCCTCGTCTGGCGCCATGAAAACGACGACGCCGCGATCGTCGCCTGGGTCGTGCAACGCT
- a CDS encoding sensor histidine kinase — translation MFRRDLPARTTLLAATLGAGALLLAIFGALLLYFRDSLHREIRRTVINRDSAVLSPVTRQQIAAASKRAAPRALRAPELLEAVLPAAQQDGMLAVAVFNEQGDLLRAVPDSLLFAELATTDYVTLLGNAPISRYHPEFPLDRYFRGAQPSTTAPVLEVLLPLVEPGRTQPTGFAQYYVDARGLAGELAAIEDRLDGHTWSILAAGVVAAALVLGGACFALLRAQRLVAERNERLARANLELTLATKASALGQITSHLIHGLQGSVASLRSAVSPTQEPDLQSVAFHTERMQALITEVVALLGDMRTGATYEISTDELATLIRQRGEAHANPRGVQLDVVNRTRRSLDNHRGSLLCLIATNLVHNAVRASSAGQSVVVELTESAGHVLLTVSDQGGGIAPELLPRLFTPGASGTQGTGLGLSISRLLARQMEGDLELVSTGANGTVFRARVASGRLQIA, via the coding sequence ATGTTCCGGCGCGACCTTCCCGCCCGCACCACGCTGCTCGCCGCCACGCTCGGCGCCGGAGCGCTGCTGCTCGCGATCTTCGGCGCCCTGCTGCTCTACTTCCGCGACAGCCTGCACCGTGAGATCCGCCGCACGGTCATCAACCGCGACTCCGCCGTCCTCTCGCCCGTCACGCGGCAACAAATCGCCGCCGCCAGCAAACGCGCCGCGCCACGCGCGCTGCGCGCCCCCGAGTTGCTCGAGGCCGTCCTACCCGCCGCACAACAGGACGGGATGCTCGCCGTCGCCGTGTTCAACGAGCAGGGCGACCTGCTGCGCGCCGTGCCGGACTCGCTGCTCTTCGCCGAACTCGCCACCACCGACTACGTCACGCTGCTCGGCAACGCACCGATCAGCCGCTACCATCCCGAATTCCCCCTCGACCGCTATTTCCGCGGCGCCCAGCCCAGCACGACCGCGCCGGTGCTCGAGGTGTTGTTGCCCCTCGTCGAACCGGGACGCACGCAGCCGACCGGCTTCGCCCAATACTACGTCGACGCGCGCGGCCTCGCCGGAGAACTCGCCGCGATCGAGGATCGGCTCGACGGCCACACCTGGTCGATCCTCGCCGCCGGCGTCGTCGCTGCCGCGTTGGTCCTCGGCGGCGCGTGCTTCGCCCTGCTGCGCGCGCAACGCCTCGTCGCCGAGCGCAACGAGCGCCTCGCCCGCGCCAACCTCGAGCTCACGCTCGCCACGAAGGCCTCCGCCCTCGGGCAGATCACCTCGCACCTCATCCACGGCTTGCAGGGTTCCGTCGCCAGCCTGCGCTCGGCCGTGTCGCCGACGCAGGAGCCCGATTTGCAGTCCGTCGCCTTCCACACCGAGCGCATGCAGGCGCTCATCACGGAAGTCGTCGCGCTGCTCGGCGACATGCGCACGGGCGCGACCTACGAAATTTCCACCGACGAACTCGCCACGCTCATCCGCCAGCGCGGCGAGGCCCACGCGAATCCACGCGGCGTCCAACTCGACGTCGTCAACCGCACGCGCCGCTCGCTCGACAATCACCGCGGCAGCCTGCTGTGCCTGATCGCGACCAACCTCGTGCACAACGCCGTCCGCGCCTCGTCCGCCGGGCAATCGGTTGTCGTCGAACTCACCGAGTCCGCCGGCCACGTGCTCCTGACCGTATCCGATCAAGGCGGCGGCATCGCGCCCGAACTGCTGCCGCGTCTCTTCACGCCCGGCGCCAGCGGCACGCAAGGCACCGGCCTCGGCTTGTCGATCAGCCGGCTCCTCGCCCGCCAGATGGAAGGCGATCTCGAACTCGTCTCGACGGGGGCGAACGGCACCGTGTTTCGCGCCCGCGTCGCCAGCGGACGTTTGCAAATCGCCTGA
- a CDS encoding sigma-54-dependent Fis family transcriptional regulator: MPTDALPLARREILLLEDDPALRRRLVATLRALGGEVSEATNLAEARRLLRDLSFDFALVDLHLPDGDALMLLREGAFSENTGVVVMTAFGGIPQAVEAMRLGAGDYLTKPFEPEALPVAFLRCRQQRTAARRTEHQNSTGADGAELFFGHSLDAVRRQLDTILAAERRLERRLPPVLIEGETGTGKTALARWLHRHGPRAAEPFIAVNCAALPEQLAESELFGHERGAFTDARTARTGLFEAADGGTLFLDEIASLSLAIQAKVLVAIEDGRIRRLGSNKETAIDARLIAASNRPLRALAETGAFRDDLYQRLNLLHVTLPPLRDRGADIVALARQLLAATAKRHRLRPLTISDDGARRLQAQRWPGNVRELAHEIERAVIFGQTGAPLDFAHFAEPNTSASATDASLHDWRNPSWRLPESGFSLDAVTTALIDDALRETGGNVSAAARRLGVTRQFLRYRLEGGTDAATE, from the coding sequence ATGCCCACCGACGCTCTCCCCCTCGCCCGCCGCGAGATCCTGCTCCTCGAAGACGACCCCGCGCTCCGCCGTCGGCTCGTCGCGACGCTGCGTGCGCTCGGCGGTGAAGTCTCCGAAGCCACCAACCTCGCCGAAGCGCGCCGACTCCTGCGCGACCTGAGCTTTGACTTCGCGCTCGTCGATCTGCACCTGCCCGACGGCGACGCGCTCATGCTGCTGCGCGAGGGCGCGTTTTCGGAAAACACCGGCGTCGTCGTCATGACCGCATTCGGCGGCATCCCGCAGGCCGTCGAGGCGATGCGGCTCGGCGCGGGCGACTACCTCACGAAACCGTTCGAACCCGAGGCGCTGCCCGTCGCCTTCCTGCGCTGCCGCCAGCAACGCACCGCGGCGCGCCGCACCGAGCACCAGAACTCCACCGGCGCCGACGGCGCGGAACTCTTCTTCGGCCACAGCCTCGACGCCGTCCGCCGCCAGCTCGACACCATCCTCGCCGCCGAACGCCGCCTCGAGCGCCGCTTGCCGCCCGTGCTCATCGAAGGCGAAACCGGCACCGGCAAAACCGCCCTCGCCCGCTGGCTGCACCGCCACGGCCCGCGCGCCGCCGAGCCGTTCATCGCCGTCAACTGCGCCGCATTACCCGAGCAACTCGCCGAGTCCGAACTCTTCGGCCACGAGCGCGGCGCGTTCACCGACGCCCGCACCGCCCGCACCGGCCTCTTCGAAGCCGCCGACGGCGGCACGCTCTTCCTCGACGAAATCGCGTCCCTCTCGCTCGCGATCCAGGCGAAAGTGCTCGTCGCGATCGAGGACGGCCGCATCCGCCGCCTCGGCTCGAACAAGGAAACCGCCATCGACGCGCGCCTCATCGCCGCCAGCAACCGCCCGCTGCGCGCCCTCGCCGAGACCGGCGCCTTCCGCGACGACCTCTACCAGCGCCTCAATCTCCTGCACGTCACGCTGCCGCCTCTGCGCGACCGCGGCGCCGACATCGTCGCCCTCGCGCGCCAACTCCTCGCCGCCACCGCGAAACGCCACCGCCTGCGCCCGCTCACGATTTCCGACGACGGCGCCCGTCGCCTCCAGGCCCAGCGCTGGCCCGGCAACGTCCGCGAACTCGCCCATGAGATCGAGCGCGCCGTGATCTTCGGCCAAACCGGCGCCCCGCTCGACTTCGCGCACTTCGCCGAGCCGAACACTTCCGCCTCCGCGACCGACGCATCGCTCCACGACTGGCGCAACCCCTCCTGGCGCTTGCCTGAATCCGGTTTCTCACTCGACGCCGTCACCACCGCGCTCATCGACGACGCGCTCCGCGAGACCGGCGGCAACGTCTCCGCCGCCGCGCGCCGCCTCGGCGTCACGCGCCAATTTCTCCGCTATCGCCTCGAAGGCGGCACCGACGCGGCCACCGAGTAG
- a CDS encoding RNB domain-containing ribonuclease — protein sequence MNFRETLLSHLGRRDYVPTSLERLSRELRLPTKDRRELARVVRDLIRTGRIVLVKGDRLCLPQEADLITGRISFRQTGSAIVIPEGKVNSPDKEPAIQIAAENTGVALHGDTVVVRLITGRERDQFRFLKPDERAGRVIEILSRANDTTTGTLHRGRTYFYVLPDDPRIPHDIIVGDPLQSKLRPMPAVGDKVVVRIAEWKERDRSPAGEIVEKLGRAFEPRAELAAIFHKYNLSPAFPPEVVREAAAIPPEVRLQELRGRIDFRSVPTFTIDPDDAKDFDDALSLEHLPNGDLRIGVHIADVSTYVRAGSALDREAQQRGNSTYLVGTVVPMLPEKLSNGLCSLVEAQDRLTKAAIFTFAPNGRLKQTDFANTVIRSLKRLTYKQAYALMFEDSLDALRRLPVPPKHQTGSTGRLLSSLSDDELRNLQKWTRQLWAIARKLRADRFRHGSLDLDMPETKIFVDEQGYADRIEKIENDESHQLIEEFMLLANEAVARLTREQNLPSLYRVHDDPDEQRLDDLRRELLGQGIKVGDLNKREELVKLLALLKDHPQGHLLRVQVLRSMRKACYRAKPDGHFGLAKQDYTHFTSPIRRYSDLVVHRVFEHYLVKFEGYPAGPNSAGYNIARAEALAEHLSLTEINSTEAERDSVKVKLAEFFEREVEKKKKTRFKAVITDVRNHGFFVELAAAGAFGLVPISSLQDDFYQLNPSGTAFIGRKTKRKFELGRTIEVTILRVDRQKRMLDFTVP from the coding sequence ATGAATTTCCGGGAAACACTTCTCTCCCACCTCGGTCGCCGCGACTACGTCCCGACCTCCCTCGAACGCCTCAGCCGCGAGCTGCGCCTCCCCACCAAGGACCGCCGCGAACTCGCTCGCGTGGTCCGCGATCTCATCCGCACCGGTCGCATCGTCCTCGTCAAAGGCGACCGCCTCTGCCTCCCGCAGGAGGCCGATCTCATCACCGGTCGCATCAGCTTCCGCCAAACCGGCTCCGCCATCGTCATCCCCGAGGGCAAGGTCAACTCGCCCGACAAGGAGCCCGCCATCCAGATCGCCGCCGAAAACACCGGCGTCGCCCTCCACGGCGACACCGTGGTCGTGCGCCTCATCACCGGCCGCGAGCGCGACCAGTTCCGCTTCCTCAAGCCCGACGAGCGCGCCGGTCGCGTCATCGAAATCCTCTCGCGCGCCAACGACACAACCACCGGCACGCTCCACCGCGGCCGCACCTATTTCTACGTCCTGCCCGACGACCCGCGCATCCCGCACGACATCATCGTCGGCGACCCGCTCCAGTCGAAGCTCCGCCCCATGCCCGCCGTCGGCGACAAGGTCGTCGTCCGCATCGCCGAGTGGAAGGAGCGCGACCGCAGCCCCGCCGGCGAGATCGTGGAAAAACTCGGCCGCGCCTTCGAGCCGCGCGCCGAGCTCGCCGCCATCTTCCACAAATACAACCTCTCGCCCGCGTTTCCGCCCGAGGTCGTCCGCGAGGCCGCCGCCATCCCGCCCGAGGTGCGCCTGCAGGAGCTGCGCGGCCGCATCGATTTCCGCTCCGTTCCCACGTTCACCATCGACCCCGACGACGCCAAGGACTTCGACGACGCGCTCTCGCTCGAACACCTCCCCAACGGCGACCTCCGCATCGGCGTGCACATCGCCGACGTCAGCACCTACGTCCGCGCCGGCTCCGCGCTCGATCGCGAGGCCCAGCAACGCGGCAACTCCACCTACCTCGTCGGCACCGTCGTGCCGATGCTCCCCGAAAAACTCTCCAACGGCCTCTGCTCGCTCGTCGAAGCGCAGGACCGCCTCACCAAGGCCGCCATCTTCACCTTCGCGCCCAACGGCCGCCTCAAGCAGACCGATTTCGCCAACACCGTCATCCGCTCCCTCAAGCGCCTGACCTACAAGCAGGCCTACGCGCTCATGTTCGAGGACAGCCTCGACGCACTCCGCCGCCTGCCCGTCCCGCCCAAGCACCAGACCGGCTCCACCGGCCGCCTGCTCAGTTCCCTCAGCGACGACGAACTGCGCAATCTCCAGAAATGGACCCGCCAGCTCTGGGCCATCGCGCGCAAACTCCGCGCCGACCGCTTCCGCCACGGCTCGCTCGACCTCGACATGCCCGAGACGAAAATCTTCGTCGACGAGCAGGGCTACGCCGACCGCATCGAAAAAATCGAGAACGACGAGAGCCACCAACTCATCGAGGAGTTCATGCTCCTCGCCAACGAGGCCGTCGCCCGGCTCACGCGCGAGCAGAACCTCCCGTCGCTCTACCGCGTCCACGACGACCCCGACGAGCAACGCCTCGACGACCTCCGCCGCGAGCTCCTGGGGCAAGGCATCAAGGTCGGCGATCTCAACAAACGCGAAGAACTCGTGAAGCTCCTCGCGCTCTTGAAAGACCACCCGCAAGGTCACCTGCTTCGCGTCCAGGTGCTCCGCTCGATGCGCAAAGCCTGCTACCGCGCCAAGCCCGACGGCCACTTCGGCCTCGCGAAGCAGGACTACACGCACTTCACCTCGCCGATCCGCCGCTACTCCGACCTCGTCGTCCACCGCGTCTTCGAGCACTACCTCGTGAAGTTCGAGGGTTACCCGGCCGGACCGAATAGCGCCGGCTACAACATCGCCCGCGCCGAGGCGCTCGCCGAACACCTCTCGCTCACCGAGATCAACAGCACCGAAGCCGAGCGCGACTCCGTGAAGGTGAAGCTCGCCGAATTCTTCGAGCGCGAAGTGGAGAAGAAAAAGAAAACGCGCTTCAAGGCCGTCATCACCGACGTCCGCAACCACGGCTTCTTCGTCGAACTCGCCGCCGCCGGCGCCTTCGGCCTCGTCCCGATCTCGTCGCTGCAAGACGACTTCTACCAACTCAACCCGAGCGGCACCGCGTTCATCGGCCGCAAGACGAAGCGCAAATTCGAACTCGGCCGCACGATCGAAGTCACGATCCTCCGCGTCGACCGCCAGAAGCGCATGCTCGATTTCACGGTGCCGTAA